A window from bacterium encodes these proteins:
- a CDS encoding 2-hydroxychromene-2-carboxylate isomerase — protein MARLEFFFDCSSPWTYLAFDQIENTCREFQTDLVWKPILVGGVFNAINQSVYEQRANPVPAKARYYAKDLADWARLCGLRIGSPSVFPVNSVKAMRGALFALEKGLLPGYARAVFEAYWSDLLDISRDDVLREIVKTLGLDPVHFLADIQKPELKNALRENTDELIERGGFGSPTIFIDGDDMYFGNDRLPLVREALSKRT, from the coding sequence ATGGCTCGACTGGAATTCTTCTTCGATTGCTCGAGTCCGTGGACCTATCTCGCATTCGATCAGATCGAAAACACGTGTCGAGAATTTCAGACCGACCTGGTCTGGAAGCCGATTCTGGTAGGCGGCGTCTTCAACGCGATCAACCAGAGCGTGTATGAACAGCGCGCAAATCCGGTACCGGCCAAGGCGCGCTACTACGCGAAAGACCTGGCCGACTGGGCGCGTCTGTGCGGACTTCGCATCGGATCGCCGTCCGTTTTTCCGGTCAATAGCGTCAAAGCCATGCGCGGAGCCCTTTTCGCACTCGAAAAGGGTCTCCTTCCGGGCTACGCGCGCGCCGTATTCGAGGCGTACTGGAGCGATCTGCTGGACATCTCTCGTGACGATGTGCTGCGCGAGATCGTCAAAACGCTCGGACTCGACCCGGTCCACTTCTTAGCGGATATCCAGAAACCCGAACTGAAAAACGCCCTGAGAGAGAACACCGACGAGTTGATCGAACGCGGAGGGTTCGGCTCACCGACGATTTTCATCGACGGCGACGATATGTATTTCGGCAACGATCGGCTTCCTCTCGTGAGGGAAGCCCTTTCCAAGCGGACCTGA